One Stigmatopora nigra isolate UIUO_SnigA chromosome 1, RoL_Snig_1.1, whole genome shotgun sequence DNA segment encodes these proteins:
- the prok1 gene encoding prokineticin-1, with translation MSYRVVLLTFLLMRSVNWSRGAIITGACERDVQCGLGLCCAVSLWLRGLRMCIPRGAEGEQCHPLSHKVPYPGKRQHHTCPCLPHLVCTRYAGSKYRCTDDYKNMDFQ, from the exons ATGAGCTATCGAGTGGTGTTGCTGACCTTCCTCCTAATGAGGTCTGTGAACTGGTCCAGAGGAGCCATCATCACAGGA GCTTGTGAACGAGACGTGCAATGTGGTTTGGGTCTTTGCTGTGCTGTCAGTCTCTGGCTGAGAGGTCTGAGGATGTGCATTCCGAGGGGTGCCGAAGGGGAGCAGTGCCACCCGCTGAGCCACAAG GTGCCCTATCCTGGCAAAAGACAACATCACACATGCCCATGCCTCCCCCACTTGGTGTGCACCCGTTACGCCGGAAGCAAGTACAGATGCACCGATGACTACAAGAATATGGACTTTCAATAA
- the lamtor5 gene encoding ragulator complex protein LAMTOR5, producing the protein MESTLEQHLDDSMKHPAVVGVLCTDEQGHNLACRGSLSDEHGGVVSVLAKQAAALTRDPTDTPTVCLESDSGNILVRSHGSVTVAVHKISS; encoded by the exons ATGGAGTCGACACTGGAACAACATCTTGACGACAG CATGAAGCATCCGGCAGTGGTCGGCGTTCTTTGTACGGACGAGCAAGGACACAACTTGGCAT GCCGTGGCTCGCTGTCGGATGAGCACGGAGGTGTGGTGTCCGTTTTGGCCAAGCAGGCCGCCGCGCTCACCAGGGACCCGACAGACACTCCCACTGTGTGCCTGGAGTCCGATTCCGG GAACATTTTGGTAAGGAGTCACGGGAGTGTCACAGTTGCCGTCCACAAGATTTCCTCCTGA